Proteins encoded in a region of the Oenanthe melanoleuca isolate GR-GAL-2019-014 chromosome 27, OMel1.0, whole genome shotgun sequence genome:
- the ORMDL3 gene encoding ORM1-like protein 3, producing the protein MNVGTAHSEVNPNTRVMNSRGIWLSYVLGIGLLHVVLLSIPFFSVPVVWTLTNIIHNLSMYIFLHTVKGTPFETPDQGKARLLTHWEQMDYGVQFTASRKFLTIMPIVLYFLTSFYTKYDRIHFIINTISLMSVLIPKLPQLHGVRIFGINKY; encoded by the exons ATGAACGTGGGAACAGCGCACAGCGAGGTGAACCCCAACACCAGGGTGATGAACAGCCGTGGCATCTGGCTGTCCTACGTGCTGGGCATCGGGCTGCTGCACGTGGTGCTCCTCAGCATCCCCTTCTTCAGCGTCCCCGTGGTCTGGACTCTCACCAACATCATCCACAACCTG AGCATGTACATCTTCCTGCACACCGTGAAGGGAACCCCCTTCGAGACCCCGGACCAGGGCAAGGCCCGGCTGCTCACACACTGGGAGCAGATGGATTATGGAGTCCAGTTCACCGCCTCCCGCAAGTTCCTCACCATCATGCCCATCGTCCT GTATTTTCTAACCAGCTTTTACACCAAGTACGACCGGATACACTTCATCATCAACACCATCTCCCTCATGAGCGTCCTGATCCCCAAACTGCCTCAGCTGCACGGAGTCCGGATCTTCGGCATCAACAAGTACTGA
- the LRRC3C gene encoding leucine-rich repeat-containing protein 3C: MTAARGVLLCPITVGLFRQSLFLFLLILLGSCIHPAAAFPKGCYPSEEEGLKTFRCSNAQLTEVPRDIPNDTHKLYLDFNQIPFLPRDAFRDLPLLLELDLSHNAITRIESGAFQGLAEHLHSLDLSSNRLVSVSKDAFSNLKAKVNLSNNPWLCDCRLQELIRAVELAADSSGGIVCDSSPQEEHVGKAFLQVMADTDLCNVYKKTTDIAMLVTMFGWFAMVISYLVYYVRQNQEDARRHLEYLKSLPSKQRRSEESSTISTVV; the protein is encoded by the coding sequence ATGACTGCGGCACGGGGGGTTCTCCTCTGCCCCATCACCGTGGGACTGTTCCGGCAGagcctcttcctcttcctcctcatcctcctgggCTCCTGCATccacccagctgctgccttccccaaGGGCTGTTACCCCTCAGAAGAGGAAGGGCTGAAGACGTTTCGGTGCAGCAACGCTCAGCTGACTGAGGTCCCCAGAGACATCCCCAATGACACCCACAAGCTCTACCTGGACTTCAACCAAATCCCCTTCCTGCCTCGCGATGCCTTCCGGGACCTGCcactcctgctggagctggaccTGTCCCACAATGCCATCACCAGAATCGAAAGTGGGGCTTTCCAGGGCCTGGCAGAGCATCTGCACTCTCTGGACTTGTCTTCCAACAGGCTGGTGTCGGTCAGCAAAGATGCCTTTAGCAACCTGAAAGCCAAGGTGAACCTGTCCAACAACCCATGGCTGTGTGACTGTCggctgcaggagctgatccGTGcagtggagctggcagctgacTCCTCGGGGGGCATCGTGTGCGACTCCTCCCCGCAGGAGGAGCACGTAGGCAAAGCTTTCCTGCAGGTCATGGCCGACACGGACTTGTGCAACGTCTACAAGAAGACCACGGACATCGCCATGCTGGTCACCATGTTCGGCTGGTTCGCCATGGTGATTTCCTACCTGGTCTATTACGTGCGGCAGAACCAGGAGGACGCCCGGCGGCACCTGGAGTATCTCAAGTCACTGCCCAGCAAGCAGCGGCGGTCGGAGGAGTCATCCACCATAAGCACAGTGGTGTGA
- the ZPBP2 gene encoding zona pellucida-binding protein 2 encodes MAGGGGLPRCPPGALLAVAAVVVAAGWARAEPKEEQSIDLIGKNEVYGDTRHEVSVYVKVFTNSPFLVCMDLALSQEKIIDPNYLWTGPDGRYLQGQEYVNLTETGKLMVMGFRVSMSGAYTCTLSHRVIETTTQEEIEMVEAYKFMVYAYREADHAYQISVRFSVTHCRLQTDASFVEKLNKILNSTISHLTCHITASYYKCHSIRTPKNGLQHELFVNFLVNPFAPGWEEVCQEVPYDCEDVTNGRVRQAAELIGKFFHQLRNVLKYEFHAVPTIQYVDDSFSMTPIDSCRPGFGKNHHTHQNCASCCVVCGPGTYSPDNGVTCQTCDNPQARMYGAVSCY; translated from the exons AtggcggggggcggcgggctgccccgctgccccccggGCGCTCTCCTGGCCGTGGCGGCCGTGGTGGTGGCGGCAGGATGGG CGAGAGCAGAACCGAAGGAAGAGCAATCTATTGATTTAATTGGAAAGAATGAAGTTTATGGTGACACCAGGCATGAAG TGAGTGTATATGTTAAGGTGTTCACAAACAGCCCATTCCTGGTCTGTATGGATTTGGCTCtttctcaagaaaaaataatagatcCCAACTATTTGTGGACTGGTCCAGATGGAAGATATTTACAAG gGCAAGAATACGTGAATCTGACAGAGACAGGGAAGCTGATGGTGATGGGTTTCAGAGTGTCAATGTCTGGTGCCTACACTTGCACTCTCTCCCACAGAGTCATTGAAACTACAACAcaggaagaaatagaaatggTTGAGGCCTATAAATTCATGGTTTATG CCTACAGGGAGGCTGACCATGCCTATCAGATATCTGTTCGCTTTAGCGTGACGCATTGCAGGCTGCAAACCGACGCCTCGTTCGTcgagaaattaaacaaaatccTCAACAGCACCATCTCCCACCTGACCTGCCACATCACAGCCTCCTATTACAAGTGCCACTCCATCAGGACACCAAAGAACGGCCTCCAGCATGAGCTGTTTGTTAATTTTCTAG TCAATCCATTTGCACCAGGATGGGAAGAAGTTTGCCAAGAGGTTCCTTATGACTGTGAAGATGTGACAAATGGGAGAGTCCGACAG GCAGCAGAGCTAATTGGGAAGTTTTTCCATCAGCTGAGGAATGTTTTGAAGTATGAGTTTCACGCTGTTCCTACAATTCAGTACGTGGACGACAGCTTCTCCATGACTCCCATCGACAGCTGCCGGCCAGGTTTTGGGAAAAACCACCACACccaccagaactgtgccagTTGCTGTG TGGTTTGTGGTCCTGGAACTTACAGTCCCGACAATGGGGTGACATGTCAGACCTGTGACAACCCTCAAGCCAGAATGTATGGAGCAGTATCCTGCTATTAA